The segment TACTCTGCCGGTCTTGGCCTGTTGGTTGAGTTcttatttgttttcttaatatttaataaagcCAAGCTTTCTGTGGTTATCACAGCAGTCTCAAAGTGAGTGAAGCAAGCAGACTCTACattcttctgtttaaaatgctttatatATCAAAATTGTAGGTCTCCTGGTTTGTCATACTAGCACTGAGTTCAGTGCTGCAGTTTTTGCTCAGTTGCagtgttgtttggtttttttttttttaagtgcaatCCTTTTTATAGTAATAACCAATTTTGTACCTAATGCTGACATCCTTTCTTAAGTCCTGATAGTGATTGTCTTATCTAGAAGGCAGGGGATGCCCTCTGTATCTTTGCTGATCTATGCTTGAATGAGTGTAGAAACAACCTGCAGGAAGTGGAGTATTATTGCAGAAATTACCATTAATTTGTGGTAGGGCATTGGAGGACTGGAATTACAATCTGATTTCATTAAGTCCCCTGTAAACTTTACTATTGACTATAGTGGAACtgaatttttggttttgatttttaattctaCCATAGTCCGCAATTTCCTTGTTGGCACTGTGCCTATCCTTTCATTGTTGTGTGTTCAACTGTTAAACAGGCATATTAAAAATTCTCCTGTCTCACTGGTGGGACTGTGTGGCATGTTCCTTGCTCGTTACAGAGTAATTTGATGTCTCTCGTAGAattttgcaaatgcaaataaagaGGATTTTGTATCCCATCTCTTTCTTCAACCTTTGTTAAAGAAAGAGCTTCTGTTACAACTTGACATTTTAATAGACTGTTTCATTCTTAACAGGATAGTGCAAGTTCTGTTGGATCAGGAGAATTTACAGGGGTGAAGGAACTGGATGATATTAGTCAAGAAATTGCACAGCTGCAGAGGTAATAGTTGTGGACTGTTAACAAGATCTTGTTGtagaataacaaaataaatctaTAGTACTGGTGTGAcagttacttttattttcttttagtcaTTTTGTCATTATTTGTTGCTGTAATTGGTGATGAATTTCCTAGTGATACCTTACAGGTCTGTCAGGTGACAGAAGATTGATGATGGGCACAGATGGTATTTTTCAGAGAATCATTGATACACATGCACCTTTTCTCCTTTAAAGAATACATGAGAATACAGGCTGGCATTTTTATCTGCATGCTGTTTCCAGAATaatatttaattgatttttgCATGTGTGTTGTATTATTTAACTGATCGCAAATACATGTCCTTGTTTATCTGACAGGGAAAAATATTCTCTGGAGCAGGACAttagggaaaaggaagaatcGATCAGACAGAAAACCAGTGAAGTTCAGGTAAAAACTCTGATTATCATCAGTAGTTTTCATGTTAATCTAAGCAATATAAAGCAATTTAGcattttttctgtccttctatcattctttctttcttgggGTTTTCCTctaactgcagaaaaaaatttattgtaCTGCTCTCCATGAGAAGTGTTTTCATCTGATGCTGGCTAATATGAGCGTAGTATATGTGAACAgtttgaaatgtcttttttgttAGTGTTTAGCTAACACTAATATAGGAAATCGTTGTTTGGAGAGTATGGGTTTCGATGATTAGGATAACTCAATACCGTGTGCTCTGTGTCACAGTCCCTCTTCCTTCTTGTGagcagtgatttatttatttcctgatgTCTTACACAAGTTCCTGCAGAAACAGAAGAGGCCAATGCAGGGTGTAGCCTATATGATGTAGAAAATATGCTGAATTTTGCTAAGTTCTTTGTCTGTGACTGATCCTTCCTTAAGACAACAGCTAAATGTGAGTTACAAGTTGTGGAATTTTCTTCAGGAACTGCAAAATGATTTAGATAGGGAAACAAGTAActtgcaggagctggaggctcAAAAACAAAATGCCCAAGACCGCCTGGATGAGATGGACCAGCAGAAAGCCAAACTGAAAGATATGCTGAATGATGTAAGACAGAAATGCCAGGAGGAAACACAGGTGGTAAGTGTATGTTAATTCTGGACCTGCTCACAAGTAATATGTGTTCTGTTGAGGGAAGTTCTGTTTATTTAATGAATAAacttgcttgctttctttttaccATAAATAGCAATTTTCACAAATACAGAGGTCCAAGAAAGGATTTTGCTGTCCTTAGTACCTTCCATAATGGTCATAAATGAAAGGTTGAACCTGGTGATCTCCAGGGGTCCCTTTCTACAGGAATTGTTGTTCTGACAATATACAAAACACTTATTCCACTTAATAGGGCAATTGAAAATCGGTAGTCCTAACCCATGAGACAGTCCATGGCAGTGGTGCTGATTTTGATCACTCTCAATGTCATCAGGATTGAGTTTTCAAGTGGATGCAATTGCCAGTGGAAATAGGATGTTCCCTTAAGGTAGAAACTTACTGCATAAAGAAATCACATAAGAAAGCATTTAAGGAAGGTTATAAGCAACTCTGTAATTTTAACTCTTAACAGAGTTAAAAATCAACCTTAAGCTACTTGATAAATGTTTCAATGGAACCAAGTTCTGAAGGTGAGCATCAAGGAAGCAGCTTTTGGTTGCCTTAATATGTAGTGGGATATTTCTCTGatttaaaacagtatttcttGGTATTATTGAATGTGCTTTTATCAAGGATTTTGTGTaacagcagaaagcagcacGCATTTCTTCATATTAagttgtaaatattttccttagtATTTGATAGGTTGCTTTACCCCTTTCTATTACTTATTATAAATTCACAATTTAATAAGTCCCATTTATTCCAAATTTCACTCTAATTTTTCTACTGCGATGTTTCAGATTTCATCGCTGAAAATGCAGATTCAGTCTCAGGAATCAGATTTAAAATTACAGGAAGAAGACCTTAACAgagcaaaagcagagctgaatCGTCTCCAGCAAGAAGAGACTCAGCTAGAGCAGAGtatccaggctggaaaagtgCAGCTTGAAACAATAATCAAATCTTTAAAATCAACCCAGGAGGAAATAAACCAGGTATTCACTGTACTTTATACAATTTTTTGCTTCTTGAAATGCTGAGttgaaaaactatttttcagaggaggaaaaagtcCAGGTTCATGAAATCAGCCTTTTTGACTGGTGTTTAGTAGGTTAATTCCTTGTTTGAGTCAGAAGCATTCAATTCTGGTGGGGGTAAAATGCAACTGTCAGGCACCAGTGTTTAAGGAGACTGTAAGAATGACAGTGTTGTTGAGTGTATAACACACTcaagcatttttccttctcaggcAAGAAGTAAACTCTCTCAGTTGCAAGAGAGCCATCAGGAAGTGAATAAGAGCATTGAAGAATACAATGAAGCTCTCAATGGGATTCATGGTGGGAGTCTGACAAATTTAGCAGACATGAGTGATGGCCTTGGGCAGACAGAAAGAAGCAATTATGGCACTATGgtaaaaaaatactgttgttTAGTATATTTTGCACTAATTAAGCTTCTGATTTGCACCTAATCTGAAGTATTTTTCAGTTGATATTTGGCACCATGGTCTTGTGGATTTATAATCTGTCACATGTTCAGTCTCGAGACAGAGGTGGAGCTTTATTTCCAGTtcaggtgtttggttttttcttgcATGTTGTCCAGTTTACCAAGGTGAAACCTTCTCTTGCTGTAAATTTCCCTTTATCATGTATTTCCTTCTTATTTCCAAAAGAAGCTCTACAAATTTCTGCTTTACAGTGAGCTACCTTTATTATATATTCCATGTTCCCTTTCCGAAAGGGTGTTTCTCTTTTGCATAAATAATTGCAGCATCATCTTTCTTGTTTGTTACGTTTTTATTTAATCAGCATATTTTCCCAAATCATAAAATCTTTCAAGTTCTTAAGCATTTTTTGAGTCAGTTTCTTTTGGATATCTAATGTTGATTTGGGTGTTAAATAATCCTCTAAATTACAAgaactttcttttgttttttaagccTATTTTGTGTCTTAAATAAGATAAAAGTTGCGTGCTTGCTTGGTTCTGCTTGCACATCTATATGTATCCTTCCTCATTATGGAAACATATTAACCCTTGTAAACACAGTATTTGCTATGATTTTAGTATGAAGTTAAACGTGTAATGTGTTAGCAAATATTTACCAGGGATTGCTGTTTTTATGCTGTACTTTACACCTTCTCTGTAAAAATAAACtgctcagaagaaaaacagtgtaGATGAAAAAGAACAGTACATTGAGAAACATGTACTTAAAGGTCTTAAAACACTTCAGTGCTTAGTTTCTGTGCTGGCATGGCttgcataaatatatttaatttccagTGAAAACTTCCAGATGTTTCACTTACTTGCAAAACCTAGGAGCCACTTACTGGCAGAAAATACCAGTCTTGTtcatagcaattttttttaagccatTGTGCCACTTTCCTGTTTCTCaattcttccttcctcttcctcgtctcctccctccccctgttCTGAGAAGTATTAATTAGGATGATTTCCTTTGCATCTTGTAAAGGGATGAAAGAATTCCCGTCTCTTTGTGGAGTTTGGGGCAGCTTAAGTGGGTAGTTATTTCTGGATATTCCTTACGTTGGGATGAAATGGCTCTCATTGTCCCTGGAATTCTGCTGTGCAGGTGCTTGTCGGCCCTTGGGGCTTCATCAGAGACTTCCCAACCAGCCCCAAGCCTGGGCTAGCATGCAAATGAATGTCATGAGGAGGTTTCATAACTTCAGTTTGCTGCTTGTTCCTGCAGAGTATTTTCTGCAACTTGACAAGCGTAGATTTGGCCTCTGCTAAGAGACATCTTGTCATCAAAATGTTGGGGTGACTCTTCCTGCATGAAGTACTTTATCATGGGAAATCAGTATTTGGAGCTTTAAGCTCAAAGATGAGTTAACAAGAAGAAATCTATTATTTGACTACTCAGTAGTAATGTGTTGTATTTGTAGTCCACAGATTATTTATGTatcctttccttttaaataagTGTCTTACCTGAAGCTAAGCTGtaatggggagggggaaagaaattttttatagtttggtgtttggggttggtttgcttttttcatttgAGTATTTGAGAGTTGAATAGATTAATATGGGCAACAGTTTAACATTTAATTGATGTATGTACTGTTATCTTTTGGTGTTCTGTGTAACCTTGGGGTACAtgtttccttctgctgtgtAACTGCTTCTACCTAGATGTCACATATTCAGAAAGCTCTTTAGGAAGTAATTTTAAAGACTGTTAAACAGGAACCAAGATAGCGTACAATTTCTGCTAAATGGGTAACTGGGCATTTTTATCATGACAAACTGCTGTTATGCTTCTCCTCTTAATTTTTAGGATGATCCATTTAAGAATAAAGCCTTGATGTTTACCAATAATACACAAGAATTGCATACAGACCCATTCCAGACAGAAGATCCTTTCAAATCTGATCCGTTTAAGGGAGCAGACCCCTTCAAAGGCAGTAAGTGACAAGTGCTTATTTAAGACCTTGAAGACCAGTTGTTgagtaaattatattttcacaaACTTTTATCATCTTGCTAAATAGTAGATAAAACaaatagttttttcttttctgcatagGTGACCCATTCCAGCATGATCCTTTTGCAGAGCAaccacctgctccagcaggtaATAGCCCTTTTTAATGACAGGACAGATGTGGTATAAACAATTCGTTGCCAAAAACAAAGATTTACAAACACAAAAGAAGCATAAAGGTTTCCCTGGCTTCAGATTTTTGGTTTACATGTGGGAACATAGAAACCCAACAGGGTGTGCATTCAGAATCAATATGTTTAATGAGAAGTGTGTAACTCTTTATTAAAGTCTGAAAGCTTCATATAGACACGTACTTGTTCAAACTTAGTAAATACCCTCTGTAGAGAAGTCTCTGTAAGTCTATCAGATTTACCAAAACACTGtgtttgtgaaagaaaaatcgTATCAGTGAGTGTGAGGTCAAATATAGAATGTTCTTTATAGACACACTAGTGCTACATTCTATTCACCTTTTTGTACTCCTTCTAGATCCCTTTGGAGGAGATCCGTTTAAGGAAAGTGACCCATTTCGTAGTTCTGCCCCTGAGGATTTCTTCAAGAAACAGGTGAAGAGTGACCCATTTACCTCAGATCCATTCACAAAACCCCCCAGTTTACCCTCAAAGGTCAGTAATTTTTGAATCCACacttaatagatttttttactaTTGACAGGCTTATTGTCTAAAAGCTATAAGGGGTGAAATAACGCAAAATACTTTTTGTCTAACTGGTGAAATATCATTAATTATATTCTTAAAATGTAAGTATGGATTGTTATGGCAATCAGCAGTGTTCTCTCTGGTTCCATGATAATGAGGTACATTCACCATGAAGGTACTGGTaggatattttttctctgttgggAATTTCAAACCAGCAGCACCCACTCATTCCGCCATTCCCTCCATCCCATAGATTTGTGCAATCACATAGTGAATGAGATGGAGGAACTGCTCTGGCTAAAGGATTCCTGAGACCTCAGCAGACGCTGGAGCCAGCACAATGGAGGGACTGCACAGAACACGCTTGTTAGAGCCATAGTCGCAGTTCTAAGCTGTCCTGATGTACATGTGTGTGCTTGTTTTGGGGGGGGTatgaattttttggttttgtttttattagtaTTTTCCTCACTTTATGCAATTCATTGAGTGTTGCTATGCAACCCCGGTTTCAGTCAGTGGAAAATTTGTCTTGCAGTATAGGATTGTACTTAAATAAAAGCCAAACTGAAGAGCAACTGTAAAAACCATCTGTTTAAAAAGAAGCAGTATACAGACTCCCTGAATGAATAATAACATAAATGGATGGCGCAAATATTCTGTCTCTGTTGCTTAAAGACTGAacaattctgtgttttcataTTTTGCCCTGGTAACTAACGTTGCATATATTTCAGTGGGATGCTCCTCTCACTGGTAGGTACCTGATGTTTTGTTCTAGGCTATTAATAGCCAAATGCAGTAATAATGTAAATTTCATATAATCAGTTGATTTTATCTTACTCTGTCCACTGAATAGAGTGGTCTGAAATTGGAAACTTATTTGTCTTAAAGAAGAGATTTTGATAGGCATGAAAAGGTAAGTGCACAGtccagcagaaaaataattatgtgtATCTGTTCTTATTTAGCCTGACCCTTTTGAAAGCACTGATCCTTTTACGTCTTCCAGTATCTCTTCAAAAGGTCCAGGTAAGAAGTAAACATTTTCACATGAAGATGTATAAGGAGGTATCTTTTTACAAAAGAAGAATCAAATATAGGAGTTGAGAATAAAGAGTCTTGTGAACTGTTGGCAAAAAGCGTTGTGGTCTTGTTCCGGTTCATTAAGACTGTCTTTGTGGCACTGTATATGTCACTTTTTTGTTCTTGAATTTTCCCTCCAAACAACTGGTAGAAAACCTATTGTTTTGTGGAATTCTTTTAACTTCTCACGGCAGGTCAAAATACAGGTGTGTTCTAATCACCTACCTAGTTTGGTGCCTTCATTGGCACCACCAAGCATTTCTTGTAATTCTTAAGTATGatgcaaaataacttttttccccGCATATCTGTTCCAGATCCATTTGGAACACTGGATCCATTTGGAAGTGGTGCTTTCAGTGGTGGTGAGGGATTTGCAGACTTCAGTCAGATGTCCAAGGTAAaagttaaaaggaaagaaactgctttttaaaatgtatgtacagacacttttttaaaaagtgtgatATGATTGTAAATTTTCAGCTGTCaatctgattttattaatttttttccaatcagCCTCACCAGTTGTGTAGCAAAGAATTTTCCAACCATGCCAGATACAGCAAAGTCCTTCTAAGACTGGTAGATTCAGTAGAGATAAATAAacttttcacaaatattttcaaataccagatctgaaaaagaaattaacttGTAGTTTTAACTTGTAAGAAGAGGTAGTTGTTGCagatattaatatattttagtgTCCAGCCTTTGTCTAAGTCGTGGAAGTATCCTGACCATAAAATGATTAAGGTTGGATAAGGCCTCTGAGattgagtccaactcttaaCAAAACACTACACTATTAAATATATGTAAACAAACCTTACACCACTCTTAAGAGTCAGTCGGTCTCTCCCATGTTTTAAATGTgcaatttctgttcattttaaaTAGCAGATGAAGAAAGAGGTTCAggacacacaggaaaaaaaatggataattGGGAAGGCCTTGGTCTTCACTTTCCTGAGGTGGAGTTTGGAATTTACAGTTAACATCAGTGTGCCCAACTCCTGACATTATTTCTACAGTGTTCTATTGAACACTGTAGagtaaatgttaaaaataaaataggttATCATTTCACTTTGACTAATTACATttcttggtgatttttttttttcttcccctaaCTTTTACTAGTTTGGGGAGGGTTTTAGCTCTCCACTAGATGGCAACAGCCTTTACCAATAGACATGGCTGGTTGAGGTAGAAATTTTAGCTAAGGTTTGACTgtgatttttacttttgttcaCAAAATTCCGCCTTCTTCATTTCACAGTGATAAATTTCCCTGCATGGCAAAATACTCGTGCACTTCTTAATCAATAGCAGTGTGTTTTAGAAAAGCCCTCTGAATACAGGAAGATTTAAGCGCATGCTTTTGGATATTCCCTAAGGTTTTGCTAAAAAGTCAAATACCTGTGTGTAACTTCAGAAAACCTTGGACTAAAAGTATCTCTTTCTGCAGTGTGCTGTACTTTTCCAGGTTCTGTCATGGTTCTGTTTATCAGAGTGAAGGTCAGGCTGTGGTATGACTGTTCATTGCCAAATAGTAAAAAGTAGTTttacttccttttattttcttctcagcttTTTTTACTAGGACTAAAAAGTTCTAGAAGTACTTTAAATGATTGAGAGCATAAGGTCTTTTAAATGTTAATGGAATCTTAGCACCTCTGTCATTGGGCATTAGCGTCCTACACCACTGAGAATTCTGTACATGTTAATGCTTTTACTTGTCTTAACTTGTAGCTTCATGAAACCATAGGTATTCTACAGTGTTCTAAcatcctttttgttttcttttttctcatgtaGCCAATAGCTTCAGACCCCTTTGCCTCCTCTTTTGGGGGAGCGGGATTCACAGACGACCCTTTCAAAAACAAATCAGGCACACCAGCATTACCACCGAAGAAAAATGTCCCTCCACGACCCAAGCCACCCAGTGGTAAGGAGGTTTCCTTCTCTTGAAAGCTACTTCTTTCAATTTACAGTGTATTGCTGGATATAAGAACAAGCTGACAGTCTGCTGTCTATCTTGTATTTCAACCATGGAGGAAGATATGAAGTTACCAGTAAATTGACAAAATTATCAGTAAACCAGACTGAAACTTTTCAAACTGGAAAACAGATGATGAGAGAGTGCTATGACAGATCTGTAAAATCACATGtggcagggaaaaaaccctgtatTTTCTAAGTAGGCAACACGTAAGATTAGTAAATgacatctttaaaataaagaggTTAGTTTTTATATGGTAATCTAAATTTAGGGTTTATTTCTATGTTTACCAGAGAATATGGTGAATGCAAAAAAGTTTAAATggccttaaaaaaaccctctagaTAACTCtcagaagaaacagaagcaaCAGGGTGTCCCAAAAGCCAAAATACGGGCTCTAACTCTTTTGTAGCTGAGTTGCAAGGCAGTCTGATTGTGGCTGCATCTTTATCTTGTTTTGATGTTCTACCTGAGGCATCTGCCAGTCAGCTACTAGATACTAACAAGAACAGGGCACACGGTCAGACAGACCTGTCCTGATCTGTCTATCCAGGTAGGATCATTCTTGCATTTGCACATTACTGCATGAATTAAACATTCCTGCTTCAAGTCCATTATTTACGAAAATCTGGGAGATACATAAATCTTATGAATTTAAAATAGTATCTCTTGTAGTGGAGCTACAATTTCTGTTCTTGCTGGAGTTGTTTTCAAGATACTCAGCTACCAGTGAAACTGTTTAAAGAACTGAAGCCATGTAGTTTCAAGTCTCCTTTTAACAACAGTGGTAGAGTTCAGTTGATATTAAGAGGGAACTTTCAGTTGGctcaaaaaaacaacaaaagctgGATGATTcaaataaatactaaatataCCGATGTAATCTCTTATATGTGGTTTCTTTCTATTCCTTGTTAGAAACACGATTACTCTTAGCAAATGCAGTGTAATAGTAGCAGCAAAGGTGAGTACTGACTCACCTACATGAGAGATTTTGGATTTCCATGTCTCTATTCCCTCTTTTGTACATATTGAGGAATTTGGTGAATATTCAGCTGTAttattatgtttttaatttaaacatgtGCACTCAGCCTTTAATCAGCTGATTAAAAATGGTTTAAGTGTGTCTCTTCCCCCCTTCTAAGGAGATACAATATTTGTGAGGTTCCGCTGCTCTGCCAAAAGCAAATGTTGTTATGATAAAATAGACCAAGGAGGAAAcaacaggggtttttttaaagcaaatgagCCTCATGTGCTTATGCAGTTCTActcctcccttccttccacAACTAAGGCAATCTTCAGTGGTTACTTAAAGCATGAGAAATTATATAGTAATATAGTGCGATTGTAGCAAGAGATACAGGCATAAAAGTGTGTTAGAATGGGCttagcaaacaaacaagaaacttCCGTTGTTTCTTACCTTTCTTATTGgtctgtttaattaaaaaacaagcaagTGATAAAGATCTTGCTGAAGGATGAATAAATGCTAGTTATTACCAGACAAACCTGTAATTTGCCTTTCTGTTCCATGTGTGTACTCTTTTTAGTAAAACTGTTCTTTCTGTTTGGTGGGGCTTTAATATTGAAAAACACTTTTGTGGTTTGGTTGCATTTTGGTAGGCAGGTGCAAAATGCTCTAAAAGAAAACTTTACTTGTCCTGACACCTCTGCAGTCCAGTAGACAATAGAAATACTTTTGCAGAGCATTCCAAGGCCGTTGAGAGTGGAAACTAAACAGGATCCACCAGGGATTGTTCCTGATTATCCCTGATTTGGTGCTTTTCTGCATGTAAAGCTTTTGCATGTGACATGCAAACATTGTCTGATAATCCACTGAGGGATTGCATGATGTCCTGGACCAAAGTGTGCCACAGTTCTCAGCTTGCCCATGGCTCTCTGGTTTTGTCCAGATGAATGAGGAGTTTGGCTTTAAGTCTCATTTCTTCATGAAAACAAAGGCAGAGCAAACCCTTGGAGCTGAACACAGGATCAGGGAAACACTTAAAATTATGGCATGTAGTGAGTTGGAAGGATCGTGGAGTCaaactgctggccctgcacaggacaccccaacagtCTCACCCTCTGGCTGAAAGCATtatccaaacacttcttgaggTCTGACAGCCTCTAGGCTGTGacccctgctctggggagcctgggcagtgcccagcaccctcagggGGAAGAacttttccctgagctccatcccaacccctgacacagctccagcccttcctgggctcctgtcccagagcagagctcggcccctgcccctctgcctcacctcaggaggagctgcagcccctgaggaGTCTCCCCTCAATCTCCTGTGCTCCAGTTGAACAGGCCAAATGCTCTCATCTGCTCCTC is part of the Catharus ustulatus isolate bCatUst1 chromosome 29, bCatUst1.pri.v2, whole genome shotgun sequence genome and harbors:
- the EPS15L1 gene encoding epidermal growth factor receptor substrate 15-like 1 isoform X5, whose translation is MAALIPLSQQFPTGNPIYETYYKQVDPTYTGRVGANEAALFLKKSGLSDIILGKIWDLADPEGKGYLDKQGFYIALRLVACAQNGHDVNLSSLNLTVPPPKFHDTSSPLLITPPSTETHWAVRVEEKAKFDGIFESLLPVNGLLSGDKVKPVLMNSKLPLDILGRVWDLSDIDKDGHLDKDEFAVAMHLVYRALEKESVPSRLPPSLIPPSKRKKTPVFPGAVPVLPASPPLKDSLRSTPSHDSDNSLNSPGSLSPKHIKQTQSAVNWVVPMSEKVRYDEIFLKTDTDMDGFVSGQEVKDIFMHSGLSQNLLAHIWALADTRQMGKLSKDQFALAMYLIQQKVSKGIDPPQVLPPDMIPPTDRNTPIHTLSGYLTPVGTEISALTEMRRDSASSVGSGEFTGVKELDDISQEIAQLQREKYSLEQDIREKEESIRQKTSEVQELQNDLDRETSNLQELEAQKQNAQDRLDEMDQQKAKLKDMLNDVRQKCQEETQVISSLKMQIQSQESDLKLQEEDLNRAKAELNRLQQEETQLEQSIQAGKVQLETIIKSLKSTQEEINQARSKLSQLQESHQEVNKSIEEYNEALNGIHGGSLTNLADMSDGLGQTERSNYGTMDDPFKNKALMFTNNTQELHTDPFQTEDPFKSDPFKGADPFKGSDPFQHDPFAEQPPAPADPFGGDPFKESDPFRSSAPEDFFKKQVKSDPFTSDPFTKPPSLPSKPDPFESTDPFTSSSISSKGPDPFGTLDPFGSGAFSGGEGFADFSQMSKPIASDPFASSFGGAGFTDDPFKNKSGTPALPPKKNVPPRPKPPSVWK